The following coding sequences lie in one Arachis ipaensis cultivar K30076 chromosome B03, Araip1.1, whole genome shotgun sequence genomic window:
- the LOC107632682 gene encoding uncharacterized protein LOC107632682 — protein MNTMAGAVRETATATMQAIDRLEERNGDRNGGCNGERGGDDNDNEGIGNHDNPMTLATFLKVNSPKFKGTLVATEADNWFRGIEKSLRAQHVPERQHVEFATYMLEGEAEHWWHGVQRLLRQEVEEIDWDTFKEKFYKKYFSKSVRDAKEMELMQLKQGNMSVAEYTQKFKDLFQFSKICQENPYDFEEWKCLKYEGGLRDELMHSLVPLEIRNFAELVNKSQLMEDCEKKMAATRMNHQDLPLRSSNSSSRYAAWRRVNFKAPEVPLRRDKQVRNNLARSTVDNRDEPRQNTGKRPLQTQIHTVYSQCGKDHEN, from the coding sequence ATGAACACCATGGCTGGGGCTGTGCGTGAAACGGCAACTGCGACAATGCAAGCAATTGACCGTTTAGAAGAGAGGAATGGAGATCGTAACGGAGGATGCAATGGTGAGCGTGGTGGAGACGATAATGATAATGAAGGCATTGGAAACCACGATAACCCTATGACACTGGCAACATTTCTAAAGGTGAATTCGCCTAAGTTTAAAGGGACGCTTGTTGCAACTGAAGCTGACAATTGGTTCCGCGGTATTGAGAAGTCATTGCGAGCGCAACATGTACCAGAAagacaacacgtggagtttgcaACCTATATGCTGGAGGGAGAAGCTGAACATTGGTGGCATGGAGTGCAACGCTTGTTGAGGCAGGAGGTGGAAGAGATTGACTGGGATACTTTTAAGgaaaaattttacaaaaagtaTTTTTCTAAATCTGTTCGTGATGCAAAAGAAATGGAACTAATGCAGTTGAAACAGGGGAATATGTCAGTGGCAGAGTATACTCAGAAATTTAAGGATTTGTTTCAATTTTCTAAGATCTGTCAGGAAAACCCATATGATTTTGAAGAGTGGAAGTGTTtgaagtacgaaggaggacttcGCGATGAACTGATGCATTCATTAGTTCCGCTGGAGATACGAAATTTCGCAGAACTTGTCAATAAGAGTCAGCTGATGGAAGACTGTGAGAAAAAGATGGCAGCAACAAGAATGAATCATCAGGATTTACCTCTGAGAAGTTCTAACAGTTCTAGTCGGTATGCGGCTTGGCGGAGAGTGAATTTTAAGGCACCTGAAGTACCCCTGCGTAGGGATAAGCAAGTTAGGAACAATCTTGCACGCTCTACTGTTGATAATAGAGATGAACCAAGGCAGAATACTGGCAAGC